From Osmerus eperlanus chromosome 16, fOsmEpe2.1, whole genome shotgun sequence:
TACTTGAAACATTGAACTTGACTTTGTAATACGAATTAAGAGATGACTTGCAAttatttttcctttttattgatttaatcatgtttgtcttttgttttgtttgtttttgctgtTTGCAAAGACCATACTTCTGGGTCACATAACTGAAGGTTGTTTCTGGAAGGTCTCCTGACCTGTTATTACACGCTTCCCTCTTTCTGTGTCCTCGCAGGAGCACTGTCCTCTAGCCTGGGGCAACATCAACCTGTTTGACTACACCCACACTCTGGTGGCCGGGAAGATGGCCTTGAACCTGTGGCCCGTGCCCCACGGCCTGGAAGACCTGCTCAACCCCATAGGAGTCACAGGCTCCAACCCAAACAAGGTCAGGCTGACAGATGCTGAAACACGCCCTGCTTACTGATACTCACTGATACTCTGAGAGATCTGACAGGTGATACCCTGTCAAATTTGTCAAAGTTATTGCAAGCCAGATATTTTCTATGGTCATTATTTTTCTTCACCTTTTTCATCTAAGTTTGTTTGCCTCAGTAGCCAACTGACACCTTTTGATGCCGACACACGCATCGTTGGTTTATATTACCCATATAAAATATGATTGTATGACAGTCGGTAGCGGGCAGCCCAAACACAGGCAGAGCTAACAATAAGCTGCCTGGATTTAACTAAGCCTCTTATGCAGTTATTAATGACTCATTGACACACTCATCTGACCTACTCTAAATAGTCTTGTCATTGTTGATATAAGCCCCATAAGTAACCCTTTCACTACTTGTGCGTACAGGAAACCCCTTGTTTGGAGCTGGAGTTCGACCACTTCAGCAATCCAGTCAAGTTCCCAGACATGACCACCATAGAGGAGCATGCAAACAGGAACATATCCAGAGAACTCGGCTTCAACTATTCCCATAACGGGCTGGTAAGAAGGCCGCAGGGTCGGAATTGACGCTTTCGAGCATCTAAAACGAGTCTGCTTCAGTCCTCTTCTGACTGACAAGCTGTGTATACTAACCCTGCCACCACACAATCAGCCCTACCGATGCTTGATGACGGCCCTTGAATGACCACCGGTGTAATATGTCTCGTTGTACAGAGTAACAGATTGGCTCGGGACAACCCCCTGACAGACAGTGACAACGAGCAGCTGCGTCTGGTGTGCAACAGAGACCCCCTGTCTGAGATcacagagcaggagaaggacTTCCTGTGGAGGCACAGGTAATGCTCGCGAGCGCTTTTGTCGTTGGCGCCCGGCAACCTGAGTTCCATCGCTCGGCAGTTTGCGCgggctgagggaggaggccgAGGAGTCTGATTTTGAAGACTCTCCCCCTGGTCTTGTCTTTTTCTTAGACATTACTGTGTCAATATCCCCGAAATACTTCCCAAAATTCTCCTGGCGGTGAAGTGGAACTCCAGAGATGAAGTTGCACAGGTAGGCAGTTTGGGATTTTTAACTGCTGACAGTTTCTTTTCGGAACGGCGTCGCACACCCAAATATTTTCCTATCAAACCGGTTTAGCTGCCAAGTTTGCATTTTGTGTTGTTGAAAAGATAATCTTGTGTTTTGTGGGGACTTTACAGATGTATTGTCTTCTGAAAGATTGGCCAGCCATTAAGCCAGAGCAAGCCATGGAGTTGCTAGATTGCAACTTCCCAGACCCAATGATTAGAGATTTCGCCGTGACGTGCCTTGAGAAATACTTGACAGACGACCGCCTCTCTCAATACCTCATCCAGCTGGTCCAGGTACCTCACTCCACCAAGGCCCTCCCCTCTTTATAAACACAGATGGTATCTATCACAATCTCTCAAAGAGAAGAACTGTCTCTCATGGTGGAGTCCTATCTggctccatcttctctctgtgCTTGTGAATAGTTATTCTTTTTGGGTGTCTGTCCTCTAACTGCCCTCTGCTTGTCTGTTCCCAGGTTCTAAAGTATGAGCAGTATCTTGATAATCCTCTGGCCCGCTTCCTGCTGAAAAAGGCTTTGACCAATCAGCGTATAGGACATTTCTTCTTCTGGCATCTGAAGTGAGTGGAATTTTAAACAACCATGTGGTGAAAGTTGATGTTTTGGCGTTACTGTAGAAGGTGGCTGGTCTTGCATTTATATTTGTTTACTTGGCATCCTACCTGTATCGAGTTTGGTTCAAGGTCCTATGAAACTTTTGCTGATGACAAGGCATTTAATGAAGGGGGAATAGGAGAGGGGGTATGTTCAACCTTTTAAAATACTTTAGACCTTGCTACTTCTCTAGAAGTGCCTGTAACAGATAATCAAAGGAGAATGCTCACCCACAAGTGCAAAACGCTGGGGGAAGTCTTGGAACCGTTCCGTGGGCTCCAGCATCGCCTCACcgaccctccctctttctttctttctttctttctttttctctccccccccccccctccctgtgcaCCTCAGGTCAGAGATGCACAACAAGACAGTGAGTCAGCGCTTCGGCCTGCTGCTGGAGTCCTACTGCAGGGCCTGCGGCATGTACCTGAAGCACCTGAGCAGACAGGTGGAGGCCATGGAGAAACTCATCAACCTCACAGACCTGCTGAAGCAGGAGAAGAAGGATGAAGCTCAGAAGGTAACCAGGTCcctggacacccccccccccccacacacacagaaagcccTCTTCGGGGTAGGGGTTAATCTTACTCTCTTCTGACCACCGGGAATAGTCGACAAGATGTTTTTTGTTCCCCTGCTTGACAACAGGGTTCAACCTCAAGATCGAGAGTGAGATTCTCCAGTCGTTAAACTCGGAAAgctattgaaatgttgtggatAACCTGATGCCCTGCAGCTGTGTCAGGAGATCTGAAGGTGTGTTTGGTGCCCTCAGGTCCAGATGAAGTTCCTGGTGGAGCAGATGAGGAGACCAGACTACATGGATGCACTACAGAGCTTCACCTCCCCCCTGAACCCAGCCCACCAGCTCGGGAACCTCCGGTACCACCTCAGCCCTAAACAAATGGAAAAAACCCTCCAGATTTAgttagatttcatgatttattgCTGGCACTCTGACCTTTCTGGATGGTCCGTGAAAGTTCACCCAGGGTATTGTTTTGTGTCGCCTCACTGCAGACTGGAGGAGTGTAGGATGATGTCATCGGCCAAGCGGCCCCTGTGGCTCAACTGGGAGAACCCGGACATGATGTCTGAGCTCCTCTTCCAGAGCAACGAGATCATCTTCAAGAATGGCGACGGTGAGTCCCAGCCCGTGCCCCTGCCtcgtctccaccctccccacacgCCCAGCGGCCGCGGctgcgctctctctgtctcctgtctctctgtctcctgtctctctaccgCTCATCCGCGCCCCCAAAGTGAACCCGCTAAGTGGCTTTGGCGTGCCGCCCTCGCCGTTCCAAAGAGCGCCCCCGTCACGATCTGATATTCGTTTTGTCCCTCCCCAGATCTGAGACAGGACATGCTGACGCTGCAGATCATCAGGATAATGGAGAACATCTGGCAGAACCAGGGCCTTGATCTCAGGTACTCCACCGGGGCCGCAGGCACCAGCGCCGGCACGCAGTGTGAATAGTCAACGATGCGCTTTATGTTCCGTTCGTCgcgtccccccccgcccccccatcctccccgcTTGACAGCAGCAACTCCAGATCAGTAGTGAGCTGCTCAGGTCATTAAACATTGAGCGCATTCGCTCGGTTAAGGGCTGAGATCTAAGCTGTGGGTGGGTGTCGTCTGACATGGATACATGAGTCTATGTAGGCCAACTGACGAGTCAGGTGGCAGTTTGGAGGCCAGGGATAACCCTTTGTTCGTTTCTGTATTTTGGATACTGATGTTTTGTATTTAATATCCTAAGCCCTCAGCGTGTGTAGGAAATGGTTGCAGTGGCCAAAGATATTGAACAAAATAAACCAGCTGGTTGCTATTAATTTGAATACAATTTTAGGCCCATTAGAGCACTGACACAGGTAGTTTGGGCTTCTGCATCACCAAGACTGACCCGACCAGAACAGGAGTAGACGCCTGGTAACCCCTATCCAAAATACAATCCCATGGATTCCTACAAGGATAACTTATGATAACTATAATGATGCGGTTGTAGCACGGTGTAGCATTAGCCAAGTAGGCTGCTCTTCAGTGCAGTGATACCTCCGTCCCTGGTGCTGTGTGCTAGGATGCTGCCGTACGGCTGCCTGTCCATCGGGGACTGCGTGGGCCTCATCGAGGTGGTGAGGAACTCGCACACCATCATGCAGATCCAGTGTAAAGGAggcctgaagggggcgctgcAGTTTAACAGCCACACTCTGCACCAGTGGCTCAAGGACAAGAACAAGGGAGAGATGTAAGTGGACTCCCTCAGACCAGAACCGCCTGCAGTTTATGCGGGGGGAATATTACTGCACTGTACCGCCCAGCTGTTTCAGCTGGGCGGTACAGGAGGTGTCTTTTAACGTTGTCGTTTCCTGAACCCGTCGCTAGGTACGACCAGGCCATCGATCTGTTCACGCGGTCGTGTGCCGGCTACTGTGTGGCCACCTTCATCCTGGGGATTGGAGACAGACACAACAGCAACATCATGGTCAAAGAGGACGGACAGGTAAGGCACACATCCGCTGGTGTTTATTACCCGTGGCTCTTCCTCGTTTTAGAACCGAGCCTTATCGGCACCGCGTGtgctctctgttctcctcacaGCTGTTCCACATCGACTTTGGTCACTTCCTGGATCACAAGAAGAAGAAGTTTGGGTACAAGAGAGAGCGGGTGCCCTTCGTGCTGACGCAGGATTTCCTGATCGTGATCAGCAAAGGAACGCAGGAGTGCACCAAGACACGGGAGTTTGAGAGGTAGCCATTTTGGTTTGTTTCGCGTCCGGCG
This genomic window contains:
- the LOC134036223 gene encoding phosphatidylinositol 4,5-bisphosphate 3-kinase catalytic subunit alpha isoform, which encodes MPPRPSSGELWGMHLMPPSIQVDCLLPNGMLLTLECLREATLITVKHELFKEARKYPLHHLLQEETSYIFISVTQEAEREEFYDETRRLCDLRLFQPFLKVIEPVGNREEKILNREIGFAIGMPICEFDLVKDSEVQDFRRNILNVCKESVDLRDTNGSHTRALYVYPPNVESSAELPKHIFNKLDKGQIIVVIWVIVTPSNDKQKYTLKINHDCVPEQVIAEAIRKKTRSMLLSHEQLKMCVQEYQGKYILKVCGCDEYLLEKYPLSQYKYVRSCIMLGRLPNLMLMAKDSLYSQLPIDTFTMPSYARRISTATPYMNGETATKSLWTINGTLRIRILCATYVNVNIRDIDKIYVRTGIYHGGEQLCDNVNTQRVPCSNPRWNEWLNYDMYIPDIPRAARLCLSICSVKGRKGAKEEHCPLAWGNINLFDYTHTLVAGKMALNLWPVPHGLEDLLNPIGVTGSNPNKETPCLELEFDHFSNPVKFPDMTTIEEHANRNISRELGFNYSHNGLSNRLARDNPLTDSDNEQLRLVCNRDPLSEITEQEKDFLWRHRHYCVNIPEILPKILLAVKWNSRDEVAQMYCLLKDWPAIKPEQAMELLDCNFPDPMIRDFAVTCLEKYLTDDRLSQYLIQLVQVLKYEQYLDNPLARFLLKKALTNQRIGHFFFWHLKSEMHNKTVSQRFGLLLESYCRACGMYLKHLSRQVEAMEKLINLTDLLKQEKKDEAQKVQMKFLVEQMRRPDYMDALQSFTSPLNPAHQLGNLRLEECRMMSSAKRPLWLNWENPDMMSELLFQSNEIIFKNGDDLRQDMLTLQIIRIMENIWQNQGLDLRMLPYGCLSIGDCVGLIEVVRNSHTIMQIQCKGGLKGALQFNSHTLHQWLKDKNKGEMYDQAIDLFTRSCAGYCVATFILGIGDRHNSNIMVKEDGQLFHIDFGHFLDHKKKKFGYKRERVPFVLTQDFLIVISKGTQECTKTREFERFQEMCYKAYLAIRQHANLFINLFSMMLGSGMPELQSFDDIAYIRKTLALDKTEQEALDYFMKQMNDAHHGGWTTKMDWIFHTIRQHAMN